In Pseudobdellovibrio exovorus JSS, the genomic stretch TTGTCGGGCCTCAATTGCCAATCTCTATGCGTGTGAATTTCGACAAACAGTTAGGTTTAGAAAAAAATGAAATGGGGTTGTATAAAGTGGCCGAGATGGGAAGAACGAATATTGCGGGAGTCCTTGCCGCAGGTGATATTGTGACTTTACAGCAATCAGTGGTGAATGCTGTATCCTCAGGACAATCGGCTGGGGCATGGGCCACATTCGAGCTGCTATCGGAAGACTTTCATCAGTTTTAATTAAAATTCTATCCTTGAGCTAATCGAGGACCTGTCTATCTTGACTTCTACCTACGGACTCTATCTAATGCGGTCTGGAGGCTAATATGGAAGTTGAAAAGAAGGCACAAAACCATAAAGAGATTACCCGCGAATTACTACCATTTATTCTGTATGCGGCAATTCCGCTGACTATCACGATCAGTATCGCTCTGATCTTTGGTGTGAAATAGATTCAAATTTTTAGGCAAAAAGTGGGTAAACTCCCACTTTGCTGTCAAATCATGCTAAAATAAAATCTGAAAGGCATTCCTATGGAACTGACAGATTTTATTTTAGATCCAACTCGTATACTACCTATAGTCACTTACCCTCATCCTGTTTTAAAAGAGCCGACAGAAAATGTTTCACTTTATGATGAGGAATTAAAAGATCTTGTTCATACCATGTTGAATGTCATGTACTTCGAACCGGGCTGTGGCCTTTCGGCGAATCAAGTGGGCGTCAGCAAAAGAATTTTCGTTTCGGATACGGATTACTCACGTGAAGAGGTCGACGGCGAAGTGGTTTTCAGTAACCTCAAACCCCGTGTCTTTATTAATCCTCGCTACATCAACACATCCGGTGAACAACTATGTGAAGAGGGCTGCTTATCTTTCCCAGGTTTAACAGTCGAAGTGGTCCGT encodes the following:
- the def gene encoding peptide deformylase, whose amino-acid sequence is MELTDFILDPTRILPIVTYPHPVLKEPTENVSLYDEELKDLVHTMLNVMYFEPGCGLSANQVGVSKRIFVSDTDYSREEVDGEVVFSNLKPRVFINPRYINTSGEQLCEEGCLSFPGLTVEVVRHKELTVEFEGIDGKTYTLNASDFFANCIQHENDHLEGITFLDRLSPVKRNLAERKYLKKRRQK